From a single Nissabacter sp. SGAir0207 genomic region:
- the dapA gene encoding 4-hydroxy-tetrahydrodipicolinate synthase, whose translation MSVFSGIWIPLVTPFSQGKLDLPALQRLAVSLLARGADGLVVCGTTGEAPALSQEEQLQALDAVLEVVPAAKVVMGLAGNHMPSILAMQDAIMQRPLAGLLVSAPAYIRPTQASLVHYFTQLADRSTVPLILYNVPYRTGIALSWETLQQLSDHPRIVAIKDCGGNPELTLDLINAGKLDVLTGEDTQILTVLALGGTGAITASGHLCPEALATLVKQVQAGDLPAARATFYGLLPMIRLLFSVANPTAIKCALALHGEMEPDLREPLLPCPPEVEQALRDHFNLHSR comes from the coding sequence ATGTCAGTATTTTCAGGTATTTGGATTCCGTTGGTCACCCCTTTCAGCCAGGGCAAGCTTGACCTGCCCGCCTTGCAGCGCCTGGCGGTCTCCCTGCTGGCGCGTGGCGCGGACGGGCTGGTAGTATGCGGCACCACCGGCGAGGCACCAGCGCTGAGCCAGGAGGAGCAGTTGCAGGCGCTGGACGCGGTGCTGGAAGTGGTACCAGCCGCCAAGGTGGTGATGGGGCTGGCCGGCAACCATATGCCCTCCATTTTGGCGATGCAGGATGCCATCATGCAGCGCCCGCTGGCGGGCCTACTGGTCTCCGCGCCCGCCTACATCCGTCCGACCCAAGCGTCGCTGGTGCACTACTTCACCCAACTGGCTGACCGTTCGACGGTGCCCTTGATCCTCTACAACGTGCCCTACCGTACCGGCATCGCGCTCTCCTGGGAGACGCTGCAACAGCTGAGTGACCACCCGCGCATCGTGGCGATCAAGGATTGCGGCGGCAACCCGGAGCTGACGCTGGATCTGATCAACGCTGGCAAGCTGGACGTGCTGACCGGCGAGGATACCCAGATCCTGACGGTGCTGGCGCTGGGCGGCACCGGGGCGATCACCGCCTCTGGCCACCTCTGCCCGGAGGCGCTGGCAACGCTGGTGAAGCAGGTACAGGCGGGCGATCTGCCTGCGGCGCGCGCCACCTTCTACGGCCTGCTGCCGATGATCCGCTTGCTGTTCTCCGTCGCCAACCCTACCGCCATCAAGTGCGCGCTGGCGCTGCATGGCGAGATGGAGCCAGACCTGCGCGAGCCGCTGCTGCCCTGCCCGCCCGAGGTAGAGCAGGCGCTGCGCGACCACTTCAACCTCCACAGCCGCTGA
- the gstA gene encoding glutathione transferase GstA: MKLYYKPGACSLSPHIVLREAGVDFSIEKVDLVAKTTEHGADYLTINPKGQVPALQLDDGSILTENAVIVQYLADQKPDRQLLPAAGSLARYHALELLNFIATELHKGFSPLFNPRFPEEAKEVAREQLRKKLAYIDGELAGKEYLLGSRFSVADAYLFTILNWARVLKFNLDLPNLTAFMARMAARPAVDAALAAEGLK, from the coding sequence ATGAAACTGTATTACAAACCGGGCGCCTGCTCGCTCTCCCCGCATATCGTGCTGCGCGAGGCGGGTGTCGATTTCAGCATTGAGAAAGTTGACCTGGTGGCGAAAACCACCGAGCACGGCGCGGACTACCTGACCATTAACCCCAAGGGGCAGGTGCCGGCGCTGCAACTGGATGATGGCTCCATCCTGACGGAAAATGCGGTGATTGTGCAGTATCTGGCCGACCAGAAGCCCGATCGCCAGCTGTTGCCCGCAGCGGGTTCGCTGGCGCGCTACCACGCGCTCGAACTGCTCAACTTCATTGCCACGGAACTGCACAAGGGCTTCAGCCCGCTGTTCAACCCGCGTTTCCCGGAGGAAGCAAAAGAGGTGGCGCGTGAGCAGTTGCGGAAGAAACTGGCCTACATTGATGGCGAGTTGGCGGGGAAAGAGTATCTGCTCGGCAGCCGCTTCAGCGTGGCCGACGCCTACCTGTTCACTATCCTGAACTGGGCGCGAGTACTGAAGTTTAACCTGGATTTGCCGAACCTGACGGCCTTTATGGCACGGATGGCGGCGCGCCCGGCGGTGGATGCCGCACTGGCGGCGGAAGGGCTGAAGTGA
- the pdxY gene encoding pyridoxal kinase PdxY, with protein MKNILSIQSHVVFGHAGNSAAEFPMRRMGANVWPLNTVQFSNHTQYGRWTGCVMPPSHLTEIVQGIADIGQLAKCDAVLSGYIGASEQGEHIQAIVRQVKAANPNALYFCDPVMGHPEKGCIVAPGVAEFHVKQSLPSSDVIAPNLIELEQLSGKAVNSVEQAVATARELCALGPKVVLVKHLARAARSAESFEMLLVTADEAWHISRPLVAFADRQPVGVGDLTSGLLLVNLLKGEPLDKALEHVTAAVYEVMLATQQMGEYELQVVAAQDALVNPRHYFPAVKL; from the coding sequence ATGAAAAATATTCTCTCCATCCAGTCCCACGTCGTGTTCGGCCACGCCGGCAACAGCGCTGCCGAATTCCCGATGCGCCGCATGGGCGCCAACGTCTGGCCGCTCAACACAGTGCAGTTCTCCAACCACACCCAATATGGCCGCTGGACAGGCTGCGTGATGCCGCCCAGCCACCTGACCGAAATCGTGCAGGGCATCGCGGACATCGGCCAGCTGGCGAAGTGTGACGCGGTGCTGAGCGGCTATATTGGCGCATCAGAGCAGGGCGAGCACATCCAGGCGATTGTCCGCCAGGTGAAGGCCGCCAACCCGAATGCCCTCTACTTCTGTGACCCGGTGATGGGCCACCCGGAGAAGGGCTGCATCGTGGCCCCTGGTGTGGCGGAGTTCCACGTCAAGCAGTCACTGCCGAGCAGCGACGTGATTGCGCCAAACCTGATTGAGCTGGAGCAGCTGAGCGGCAAGGCGGTGAACAGCGTGGAGCAGGCGGTGGCCACCGCGCGTGAGCTGTGCGCGCTGGGGCCAAAGGTGGTGCTGGTGAAACATCTGGCCCGCGCCGCCCGCTCGGCAGAGAGCTTTGAGATGCTGCTGGTCACCGCTGACGAGGCATGGCACATCAGCCGCCCGCTGGTGGCCTTTGCCGATCGCCAGCCGGTGGGCGTGGGCGATCTCACCAGTGGCCTGCTGCTGGTGAACCTGTTGAAGGGGGAGCCGCTCGACAAGGCGCTGGAGCATGTCACTGCCGCAGTCTACGAGGTGATGCTGGCGACCCAGCAGATGGGCGAGTACGAGTTGCAGGTGGTGGCGGCGCAAGATGCGTTGGTCAACCCGCGCCACTACTTCCCGGCAGTTAAGCTGTAA
- the tyrS gene encoding tyrosine--tRNA ligase encodes MTSSNLITQLQERGLIAQVTDEKALAERLAQGPIALYCGFDPTADSLHLGHLVPLLCLKRFQLAGHKPVALVGGATGLIGDPSFKAAERKLNTSDTVAEWVEKIRRQVSPFLDFDCGDNSAIAANNYDWFGNMNVLTFLRDIGKHFSVNQMINKEAVKQRLNRDDSGISFTEFSYNLLQGYDFASLCGEHGVELQIGGSDQWGNITSGIDLTRRLHQKQVFGLTVPLITKSDGTKFGKTEGGAVWLDPKKTSPYKFYQFWINTADADVYRFLKFFTFLSLEEINALEEEDKNSGKAPRAQYVLAEEVTRMVHGEEGLAAATRITASLFSGSLGEMTEADFAQLAQDGMPTIELEAGSDLQQALVTAELVPSRGQARTMINSNAVQVNGEKQGDAEYTFTDSDRLFGKYTLLRRGKKHYCLISWK; translated from the coding sequence ATGACAAGCAGTAACTTGATTACTCAATTGCAAGAGCGGGGCCTCATTGCCCAGGTTACGGACGAAAAAGCGTTAGCAGAGCGACTGGCGCAAGGGCCAATTGCACTCTATTGCGGTTTCGATCCCACCGCAGACAGCTTGCACTTGGGCCATCTGGTTCCGTTGCTGTGCCTGAAACGCTTCCAGCTGGCTGGCCACAAGCCAGTGGCGCTGGTGGGCGGGGCGACCGGCCTGATTGGCGACCCGAGCTTCAAGGCCGCTGAACGCAAGCTCAACACCAGCGATACCGTCGCTGAGTGGGTAGAGAAGATCCGCCGCCAGGTCTCGCCGTTCCTCGATTTCGACTGCGGTGACAACAGCGCCATTGCCGCCAACAACTACGACTGGTTCGGCAACATGAACGTGCTGACCTTCCTGCGTGACATCGGCAAGCACTTCTCCGTCAACCAGATGATCAACAAAGAGGCAGTGAAGCAGCGCCTGAACCGCGATGACAGCGGCATCTCCTTCACCGAGTTCTCCTACAACCTGTTGCAGGGCTATGACTTCGCCTCGCTGTGCGGCGAGCACGGCGTGGAGTTGCAAATTGGCGGCTCTGACCAGTGGGGCAACATCACCTCTGGCATCGACCTGACGCGTCGCCTGCACCAGAAGCAGGTGTTTGGCCTGACCGTACCGCTGATCACCAAGTCTGACGGCACCAAATTCGGCAAGACCGAGGGCGGCGCAGTGTGGCTGGATCCGAAGAAGACCAGCCCGTACAAGTTCTACCAGTTCTGGATCAACACCGCGGACGCCGATGTGTACCGCTTCCTCAAGTTCTTCACCTTCCTCAGCCTGGAAGAGATCAACGCGCTGGAAGAAGAGGACAAAAACAGCGGCAAGGCCCCGCGCGCCCAGTATGTGCTGGCGGAAGAGGTGACCCGCATGGTGCATGGCGAAGAGGGGCTGGCTGCAGCCACGCGCATCACCGCCAGCCTGTTCTCTGGCTCTCTGGGTGAGATGACCGAGGCGGACTTCGCCCAGCTGGCGCAGGACGGTATGCCGACCATCGAACTGGAGGCGGGCAGCGACCTGCAACAGGCGCTGGTCACGGCCGAGCTGGTGCCCTCCCGCGGACAGGCACGCACCATGATCAACTCGAACGCCGTGCAGGTGAATGGCGAGAAGCAGGGTGATGCGGAGTACACCTTCACCGACAGCGACCGCCTGTTTGGTAAGTACACCTTGCTGCGCCGCGGCAAGAAGCACTACTGCCTGATCAGCTGGAAGTAA
- the pdxH gene encoding pyridoxamine 5'-phosphate oxidase has product MTERLDIAHLRREYTKGGLRRHDLTDDPLDLFGLWLQQACEAQLADPTAMCVATVDEQGQPFQRIVLLKHIDERGLVFYTNLGSRKAQHLSHNPKISLHFPWHMLERQVSFTGRAERLSTLEVMKYFSSRPKESQIGAWVSPQSSRISARGVLESKFLELKQKFQQGEVPLPSFWGGYRVAFDSVEFWQGGEHRLHDRFLYLREGNGWKIDRLAP; this is encoded by the coding sequence ATGACTGAAAGACTCGATATTGCCCACCTGCGGCGCGAATACACCAAGGGCGGCCTGCGCCGCCACGATCTGACCGATGACCCGCTGGATCTCTTCGGGCTGTGGCTGCAACAGGCGTGCGAGGCGCAACTGGCCGACCCCACCGCCATGTGCGTGGCGACGGTGGATGAGCAGGGCCAGCCATTCCAACGCATTGTGCTGCTCAAGCACATCGATGAGCGCGGGCTGGTGTTCTACACCAACCTGGGCAGCCGCAAGGCGCAGCACCTGAGCCACAACCCGAAAATCAGCCTGCACTTTCCTTGGCACATGCTGGAGCGGCAGGTCAGCTTCACCGGCCGCGCCGAGCGCCTCTCCACGCTGGAGGTGATGAAGTACTTCAGTAGCCGACCCAAGGAGAGCCAGATTGGGGCCTGGGTGTCGCCGCAATCGTCCCGCATCTCGGCGCGCGGGGTGCTGGAGAGCAAATTCCTCGAGCTGAAACAGAAGTTCCAGCAGGGTGAGGTGCCACTGCCCAGTTTCTGGGGCGGCTACCGCGTGGCCTTTGATTCCGTGGAGTTCTGGCAGGGAGGCGAGCACCGCCTGCATGACCGTTTCCTCTACCTGCGCGAGGGGAATGGCTGGAAAATCGACCGACTGGCGCCCTGA
- a CDS encoding MliC family protein codes for MFRYLLTGAALLALAGCSHFGHAPAAQPVHYRCGTLPLTVTLAPDRHSVSLLLDGEQLHLTQVEAASGARYSDGRYTFWSQGARALVQRGDDVIINDCVVSR; via the coding sequence ATGTTCAGGTATCTGCTTACCGGGGCCGCATTGCTGGCGCTGGCTGGGTGTAGCCACTTCGGCCACGCGCCAGCGGCCCAGCCTGTCCACTACCGTTGCGGCACCCTGCCGCTGACCGTGACGCTGGCCCCGGATCGCCACAGCGTCAGCCTGCTGCTGGATGGCGAGCAACTCCACCTGACGCAGGTGGAGGCGGCCTCCGGCGCGCGCTACAGCGACGGGCGCTACACCTTCTGGTCACAGGGGGCGCGGGCGCTGGTGCAGCGCGGGGATGATGTGATAATCAATGATTGTGTGGTCAGCCGCTGA
- the anmK gene encoding anhydro-N-acetylmuramic acid kinase translates to MKSGRYIGVMSGTSLDGIDVVLAAIDARMVAQQGSYTHPMPLAIRQAILGMCQGQQVTLSQVGQLDAQLGDLFAEAILALLAQHNLRAEEITAIGCHGQTVWHEPNGPAPFSLQLGDNNRIAALTGITTIGDFRRRDIALGGQGAPLVPAFHDALLSHPDERRMVLNIGGIANLSLQLPGQPVRGYDTGPGNMLMDAWIWRQRALPYDEDAALGLAGLPDIALLQQMLADPYFAAPAPKSTGREYFNLAWLERHLAGHPNLAPEDVQATLAELTATTISEQVQLSGGCDRLLVCGGGARNPLVMARLAALLPGTEVCPTDQFGIRGDDMEALAFAWLAARTLSGLPGNLPSVTGARAPAVLGAIYPAGLRQPGE, encoded by the coding sequence ATGAAGTCAGGTCGTTATATCGGTGTCATGTCGGGCACCAGCCTGGATGGGATCGATGTGGTGCTGGCCGCCATTGATGCGCGTATGGTAGCCCAGCAGGGCAGCTATACCCACCCGATGCCGTTGGCCATCAGGCAGGCGATTTTAGGGATGTGCCAGGGCCAGCAGGTGACACTGTCACAAGTGGGCCAGCTGGATGCGCAGCTGGGGGATCTGTTCGCCGAGGCCATTTTGGCGCTGCTGGCGCAGCACAACCTGCGTGCCGAAGAGATCACCGCGATTGGCTGCCACGGCCAGACGGTCTGGCACGAGCCGAACGGCCCGGCGCCGTTCTCGCTGCAACTGGGCGACAATAACCGCATCGCGGCCCTGACCGGCATTACTACCATCGGTGACTTCCGCCGGCGGGACATCGCGCTTGGCGGGCAGGGCGCGCCGCTGGTGCCCGCGTTCCATGATGCGTTGCTCTCGCACCCGGACGAGCGCCGGATGGTGCTCAACATCGGCGGCATCGCCAACCTCTCCCTGCAGCTGCCGGGCCAGCCGGTGCGCGGCTATGACACCGGCCCCGGCAACATGCTGATGGACGCCTGGATCTGGCGGCAGCGGGCGCTGCCCTACGATGAGGATGCGGCGCTGGGGCTGGCAGGCCTGCCTGACATCGCCCTGTTGCAGCAGATGCTGGCTGACCCCTATTTTGCCGCGCCAGCGCCGAAGAGTACCGGGCGTGAGTACTTCAATTTGGCCTGGCTGGAGCGCCATCTCGCCGGGCATCCCAATCTTGCCCCGGAGGATGTGCAGGCCACGCTGGCGGAACTGACCGCGACCACCATCTCAGAGCAGGTACAGCTCTCCGGCGGCTGTGACCGGCTACTGGTGTGTGGCGGTGGCGCGCGCAACCCGCTGGTGATGGCCCGTCTGGCGGCGCTGCTGCCGGGTACCGAGGTGTGCCCGACCGACCAGTTCGGCATCCGTGGCGATGACATGGAGGCACTGGCGTTCGCCTGGCTGGCGGCGCGTACCCTGTCCGGCCTGCCGGGCAACCTGCCCTCGGTGACTGGCGCGCGCGCGCCGGCGGTGTTGGGCGCCATCTACCCGGCTGGCCTGCGCCAGCCGGGCGAGTGA
- the slyB gene encoding outer membrane lipoprotein SlyB: protein MIKRLLVVALAGATLAGCVNDSALSGDVYSANQAKQVQNVTYGTIVSTRPVQIQGGDESNVIGAIGGAVLGGFLGNTVGGGTGRSLATAAGAVAGGVAGQGVQGALNRSNGVELEIRKDDGNTIMVVQKADATKFSVGQRVSMASSGSQVTVSPR from the coding sequence ATGATTAAGCGTCTTCTCGTGGTGGCGCTCGCTGGCGCCACGCTGGCGGGCTGTGTGAACGATAGCGCCCTGTCCGGTGATGTCTATTCCGCCAATCAGGCGAAACAGGTTCAAAACGTAACCTACGGCACCATCGTCTCAACCCGGCCGGTACAGATTCAGGGTGGCGACGAGAGCAACGTGATTGGCGCGATTGGCGGCGCAGTGTTGGGCGGCTTCCTGGGTAACACCGTCGGGGGTGGCACAGGCCGTAGCCTGGCGACCGCGGCCGGTGCCGTGGCCGGTGGCGTCGCAGGTCAGGGCGTGCAGGGTGCGTTAAACCGTAGCAATGGCGTAGAACTGGAGATCCGTAAGGATGATGGCAATACCATCATGGTGGTGCAGAAAGCAGATGCCACCAAATTCAGCGTGGGGCAGCGTGTGAGCATGGCCAGCAGTGGCAGCCAGGTAACTGTCTCGCCGCGTTAA
- the slyA gene encoding transcriptional regulator SlyA yields MDSNLGSSLGSDLARLVRVWRALIDHRLKPLELTQTHWVTLHNINKLPPEQSQIQLAKAIGIEQPSLVRTLDQLEEKGLITRHTCSSDRRAKRIKLTAEAAPIIDEVERVIDSTRHEILTGISHDELSLLVRMIDQIEENIIQLQNK; encoded by the coding sequence TTGGACTCCAATTTAGGTTCATCATTAGGTTCAGATTTAGCACGGCTGGTGCGAGTATGGCGCGCCTTGATTGACCACCGGCTCAAACCGTTGGAATTGACCCAAACTCATTGGGTGACTTTGCACAATATCAACAAATTACCGCCTGAGCAGTCGCAGATTCAGTTGGCCAAAGCGATCGGCATTGAGCAGCCTTCACTGGTGCGCACCTTGGATCAACTCGAGGAGAAGGGGCTGATTACCCGCCATACCTGCTCCAGCGATCGCCGCGCCAAACGCATCAAGCTGACGGCGGAAGCGGCACCGATTATTGATGAGGTGGAGAGGGTGATTGACTCTACACGGCATGAGATCCTGACGGGCATCTCACATGATGAGCTCTCGCTGCTGGTCAGGATGATCGATCAGATAGAAGAGAACATTATCCAACTACAAAACAAATAA
- the sodC gene encoding superoxide dismutase family protein, with amino-acid sequence MKYLSGVALACMLACGAAQAASKVVTMNRVSAEGAPQPIGTVTISETEYGLLFTPKLTSLPPGVHGFHVHQNGSCEAAEKDGKKVAAQAAGDHLDPEKTGKHLGPYENGHLGDLPVIYVHQDGSASDQVLAPRLKQLSQVENHALMIHEGGDNHADMPKPLGGGGGRIACGVI; translated from the coding sequence ATGAAGTATCTTTCCGGCGTGGCGTTGGCATGTATGCTGGCCTGCGGGGCCGCGCAGGCGGCCAGTAAAGTGGTGACTATGAACCGGGTGTCGGCTGAGGGCGCACCGCAGCCCATCGGCACTGTCACCATCAGTGAAACCGAGTATGGCCTGCTGTTTACCCCCAAACTGACCTCACTGCCGCCGGGGGTGCACGGTTTCCATGTGCACCAGAATGGCAGCTGTGAGGCCGCAGAGAAGGATGGCAAGAAGGTGGCGGCGCAAGCAGCCGGCGATCACCTGGATCCAGAGAAAACCGGCAAGCACCTCGGGCCATATGAAAATGGCCACCTGGGTGACCTGCCCGTGATCTATGTGCATCAGGATGGCAGTGCCAGCGATCAGGTACTGGCACCGCGCCTGAAACAGCTGTCGCAGGTTGAGAACCATGCGCTCATGATCCATGAGGGCGGTGATAACCACGCGGATATGCCGAAACCCTTGGGTGGCGGCGGTGGCCGTATTGCTTGTGGTGTGATTTAG
- a CDS encoding aldo/keto reductase family oxidoreductase, whose translation MNLRSPIAPQGPEFSPLICGYWRLMEWAMRPQELVTFIEQHLALGITTVDHADIYGDYQCEAAFGDALRLAPSLRHQLELVSKCGIATTAKPGHSLGHYITDKSHIIASAEQSLQHLNTDYLDLLLIHRPDPLMDADEVAEAFTALHGSGKVRHFGVSNFTPAQFSLLQSRLPFTLATNQVEISPLNQTVTLDGTLDQCQQLRIRPMAWSCLGGGRLFREPRYQPLRDELYAVAEEIGAQSLEQVVYAWVLRLPSRPLPILGTGKIERVRAAWEALSLPLSRQQWFRIRKAALGYDVP comes from the coding sequence ATGAATCTTCGCAGTCCGATTGCCCCGCAGGGCCCTGAGTTTTCCCCGCTAATTTGTGGCTACTGGCGGTTAATGGAGTGGGCAATGCGCCCGCAGGAGCTGGTGACCTTTATTGAGCAGCATCTGGCGCTGGGCATCACCACCGTCGATCACGCTGACATCTATGGCGACTACCAGTGTGAGGCCGCGTTTGGCGACGCGTTGCGGCTGGCCCCCTCGCTGCGCCACCAGCTGGAGCTGGTCAGCAAGTGCGGCATTGCCACCACCGCCAAACCCGGCCATAGCCTTGGCCACTACATCACGGACAAGTCCCACATCATTGCCAGCGCCGAGCAGTCATTGCAGCATCTGAACACTGACTACCTCGACCTGCTGCTGATCCACCGCCCCGATCCGCTGATGGATGCCGATGAGGTGGCAGAAGCGTTCACCGCCCTGCATGGCAGCGGCAAGGTGCGCCATTTTGGTGTCTCCAACTTTACGCCAGCGCAGTTCTCGCTGTTGCAATCGCGCCTGCCCTTTACTCTGGCGACCAACCAGGTGGAGATCTCGCCGCTCAATCAGACGGTGACGCTGGACGGCACGCTCGACCAGTGCCAGCAGTTGCGCATCCGGCCGATGGCGTGGTCATGTCTGGGCGGCGGCCGGCTGTTCCGGGAACCGCGCTACCAGCCGCTGCGTGATGAGCTGTACGCCGTCGCTGAGGAGATTGGCGCGCAATCCCTGGAGCAGGTGGTCTATGCTTGGGTGCTGCGCCTGCCGAGCCGCCCGTTGCCGATTCTGGGCACCGGCAAGATTGAGCGCGTGCGTGCTGCCTGGGAGGCGCTCTCCCTGCCGTTGAGCCGCCAGCAGTGGTTCCGCATCCGCAAGGCGGCGCTGGGTTATGACGTGCCCTAG
- a CDS encoding DUF1289 domain-containing protein, which produces MAEQLEFFTIPSPCRGICQSDERGFCRGCLRSREERFNWMSMSDAQKRHVLHLCRQRYLRQQRQARKADDPPPEQPSLF; this is translated from the coding sequence TTGAGTTTTTCACCATTCCCAGCCCCTGCCGCGGCATCTGTCAGTCAGATGAGCGCGGTTTTTGCCGTGGCTGCCTGCGCAGCCGGGAAGAGCGTTTCAACTGGATGAGCATGAGCGACGCCCAGAAGCGCCACGTCCTCCATCTCTGCCGCCAGCGCTACCTGCGTCAGCAGCGGCAAGCGCGCAAAGCCGATGACCCGCCGCCAGAACAACCCTCCCTGTTTTAA